The following coding sequences lie in one Nerophis lumbriciformis linkage group LG02, RoL_Nlum_v2.1, whole genome shotgun sequence genomic window:
- the vip gene encoding VIP peptides translates to MWCKAMSQRSGPQLLLLLALFSVFYSRTLSLPYTSMRPTRHADGLFTSGYSKLLGQLSARRYLESLIGKRVSDELMDEPVKRHSDAIFTDNYSRFRKQMAVKKYLNSVLTGKRSLENPGTMDQEETRDDPDTFQESYDDINVDHLLNNFQLPL, encoded by the exons AT GTGGTGTAAAGCGATGTCACAACGGAGTGGCCCCCAGCTTCTTCTCCTCTTAGCACTCTTCAGTGTGTTCTACTCCAGGACTCTAAGTCTGCCATACACATCCATgag ACCAACGAGACACGCAGACGGTCTTTTCACCAGCGGCTACAGCAAACTCCTGGGCCAGCTCTCGGCAAGGAGATACCTGGAGTCTCTGATTGGGAAGCGAGTCAG TGACGAGCTGATGGACGAGCCGGTGAAGCGCCACTCGGACGCCATCTTCACAGACAACTACAGCCGCTTCCGCAAACAGATGGCCGTCAAGAAGTACCTGAACTCGGTCCTGACGGGGAAGAGGAG CCTAGAAAATCCCGGAACGATGGACCAGGAAGAGACCAGGGACGACCCCGACACGTTCCAGGAGAGCTACGACGACATCAACGTCGATCACCTGCTAAACAACTTCCAGCTG CCGCTTTGA